One window of the Pseudofrankia sp. DC12 genome contains the following:
- a CDS encoding amidase produces the protein MSTDVRYYAVGQPTSQAEAAPADDPGWRAGLEAAFWRYEHALLANGLDVLDELFLDEPGTLRADSAGVLVGHAEIGLFRRPRGVGAGLPGPRTVERLHVQVHGPASALLVAEVRREQDGGRGLQTQLWTALDADGGEARWRAAAAHVSGSPAGASAPAGSGAPAAGAGAAPDETSAVWRVRGAPLVAGAAEGPLRGLTVAVKDLFAVQGHRTGAGNPAWLAEAAPQPEHAPAVAALLAAGADVAGIAQTDELAYSLSGTNVHYGTPPNPTAPGAAPGGSTSGPASAVALGLVDVGLGTDTGGSVRVPASYCGLFGIRPTHGAVSAAGVVPLAPSFDTVGWLTRDAGVLARVGSVLLPPADPASPPPARLLVADDLVALAEPEVAAALAAALPGLAAAVGLPARHIPRVAGGQLDEWITAFRQNQGWEANATHGAWVAAHPGALGPGIAGRFAVAAAVTEGQLRTAQRMRAHVRDTLAAALGGGSVLVAPAASSPAPPLDLAIDVKDRVRTATLTLSSAAGLAGLPVVVLPLLRVRDRPVGVALIGATGTDRALLALATSAGAACPPPQARSTDQSPS, from the coding sequence GTGTCCACCGACGTCCGCTACTACGCGGTCGGCCAGCCCACCAGCCAGGCGGAGGCCGCCCCAGCCGACGATCCTGGGTGGCGCGCGGGGCTCGAGGCCGCGTTCTGGCGGTACGAGCACGCGCTGCTCGCCAACGGCCTGGACGTGCTGGACGAGCTGTTCCTCGACGAGCCGGGGACGCTGCGTGCCGACAGCGCAGGTGTCCTCGTCGGGCACGCCGAGATCGGCCTGTTCCGCCGGCCCCGAGGCGTCGGGGCCGGGCTGCCCGGGCCGCGGACGGTCGAACGGCTGCACGTCCAGGTACACGGGCCGGCGTCGGCGCTGCTGGTCGCCGAGGTGCGCCGGGAGCAGGACGGCGGCCGCGGCCTGCAGACCCAGCTCTGGACAGCCCTCGATGCCGACGGTGGCGAAGCTCGGTGGCGCGCGGCTGCGGCGCATGTCAGCGGCTCCCCGGCGGGGGCGTCGGCACCGGCCGGCTCGGGCGCGCCGGCGGCCGGTGCCGGTGCCGCGCCTGACGAGACGAGCGCTGTGTGGCGGGTCCGCGGGGCTCCGCTGGTCGCCGGCGCGGCCGAGGGCCCGCTTCGGGGGCTCACCGTGGCCGTCAAGGACCTGTTCGCCGTCCAGGGACACCGGACCGGGGCCGGGAATCCGGCGTGGCTCGCCGAGGCCGCCCCGCAGCCGGAGCACGCGCCGGCCGTCGCCGCGCTGCTCGCCGCCGGTGCCGACGTCGCCGGGATCGCGCAGACCGACGAGCTGGCCTACAGCCTGTCCGGGACGAACGTCCACTACGGCACCCCGCCGAACCCCACCGCGCCCGGGGCCGCCCCCGGCGGCTCCACCAGCGGGCCGGCGAGCGCCGTCGCGCTGGGCCTGGTCGACGTCGGCCTCGGGACCGACACGGGCGGCTCGGTGCGGGTTCCGGCCTCCTACTGCGGCCTGTTCGGGATCCGCCCGACCCACGGCGCCGTCTCCGCGGCCGGGGTCGTCCCGCTCGCGCCCAGCTTCGACACGGTCGGCTGGCTGACCCGTGACGCGGGCGTACTCGCCCGGGTCGGCTCGGTGCTGCTGCCGCCGGCGGACCCGGCTTCCCCACCGCCGGCGCGGCTGCTGGTCGCGGACGACCTCGTCGCCCTCGCCGAGCCGGAGGTGGCGGCGGCGCTGGCCGCGGCACTGCCCGGGCTGGCCGCGGCGGTTGGGCTGCCGGCGCGGCACATCCCCCGGGTCGCGGGCGGCCAGCTCGACGAGTGGATCACAGCGTTCCGGCAGAACCAGGGCTGGGAGGCCAACGCCACGCACGGCGCCTGGGTGGCGGCGCACCCGGGCGCGCTCGGGCCGGGGATCGCCGGCCGCTTCGCGGTCGCCGCGGCCGTCACCGAAGGCCAGCTCAGGACAGCCCAGCGCATGCGCGCCCACGTCCGGGACACCCTCGCCGCGGCGCTCGGCGGCGGGTCCGTCCTGGTCGCGCCGGCGGCCAGCAGCCCGGCCCCGCCGCTGGACCTCGCCATCGACGTCAAGGACCGGGTCCGGACCGCGACCCTCACGCTGAGCTCGGCCGCGGGGCTGGCCGGCCTTCCGGTGGTTGTCCTGCCGCTGCTCCGGGTCCGCGACCGCCCGGTCGGCGTCGCCCTGATCGGCGCCACCGGAACGGACCGCGCACTGCTCGCCCTGGCTACCAGCGCCGGCGCGGCCTGCCCGCCCCCGCAGGCCCGAAGCACGGATCAGTCCCCGTCGTGA
- a CDS encoding XRE family transcriptional regulator, with amino-acid sequence MAGMAIDAGAAGQDLSTRIGRSIRVLRQRQGLTLVQLATRAELSHPFLSQLERGLARPSMASLHRLAQALGTTQPALMSMAADDGAALSPDGRVSLVTAGSGVPVDNPGGVARSLVAGARAIYPVLFDGAPTAFGQAYTHPGDEFVHVIAGSIEVEVQDEGLFVLTPGDTLYYPGVLPHRWRQLAGPTSRILLVQDARAH; translated from the coding sequence ATGGCCGGTATGGCAATCGACGCCGGAGCCGCCGGGCAGGATCTGAGCACCCGGATCGGGCGGTCGATCCGGGTGCTGCGCCAGCGCCAGGGGCTGACCCTCGTCCAGCTGGCCACGAGAGCCGAGCTGTCGCACCCGTTCCTCAGCCAGCTGGAGCGCGGCCTCGCCCGGCCCAGCATGGCGTCGTTGCACCGGCTCGCGCAGGCTCTGGGGACCACCCAGCCAGCGCTGATGTCGATGGCGGCGGACGACGGCGCCGCCCTGTCTCCGGACGGGCGGGTCAGCCTCGTGACGGCGGGCAGCGGTGTGCCCGTGGACAACCCCGGCGGGGTCGCCCGCTCGCTCGTCGCCGGCGCCCGGGCCATCTACCCGGTCCTCTTCGACGGCGCGCCGACCGCGTTCGGCCAGGCCTACACCCACCCGGGCGACGAGTTCGTCCACGTCATCGCCGGCTCGATCGAGGTCGAGGTGCAGGACGAGGGCCTGTTCGTCCTCACCCCCGGCGACACCCTCTACTACCCCGGCGTCCTCCCCCACCGCTGGCGCCAGCTCGCCGGCCCCACCAGCCGCATCCTCCTCGTCCAGGACGCCAGGGCCCACTGA
- a CDS encoding ABC transporter ATP-binding protein yields MEDRDRAGRREGLWGTAKRLRRLAPEATRGLSVTLLLALVATVGKIVIPLTVQQTLDRGISGDQGVDLGVVRTAVMIAAGTIVVTAIATYLMNVRLYRMSEGALATLRVRAFRHIHDLAMLTQATQARGGLTARVTTDVDQMSQFLQLGGVMLVVSIGQMIVATCLMLVFSWPLTLLVYVCFVPMVLATRGFQRRLAVRYAIVRRRVGELLGAVSEAVVGAQVVRAYGSQARTAARIDQTVEAHRSAQSRAQVLVAVVFSAAELVSAAALAGVVLLGVALGAGGHLSTGRLVAFLFLMTLFVMPVQTLTEVLNDGANALAGLRRVLDILDTPSDIRDPADAPRTADGTPGGRDLAPGPLDVTFERVTFRYPTGPPVLHGIDLHVPARSRVAVVGETGSGKTTIAKLLTRLMDPSEGRVLIGGVPLTEVRFSSLRGRVVMVPQDGFLFDATIAANVRYGRPAATDEEIVAAFARLGLADWLARTPAGVLTQVGESGGLLSAGERQLIALARAELADPDLLVLDEATSAVDPATEVRLGAALLELTRDRTSVTIAHRLSTAETADLVVVVDAGRIVQQGTHAELVGEPGVYQRLHASWSAGVAAL; encoded by the coding sequence ATCGAGGACCGGGACCGGGCCGGCCGCCGGGAGGGGCTGTGGGGCACGGCCAAGCGGCTGCGCCGGCTCGCCCCGGAGGCGACCCGCGGCCTGTCGGTCACCCTTCTGCTGGCGCTCGTCGCCACCGTCGGCAAGATCGTCATCCCGCTCACCGTCCAGCAGACGCTCGACCGGGGCATCTCCGGCGACCAGGGCGTCGACCTCGGCGTCGTACGCACGGCCGTCATGATCGCCGCCGGCACGATCGTCGTGACGGCCATCGCGACCTACCTGATGAACGTCCGGCTGTACCGGATGTCCGAGGGCGCGCTCGCGACGCTGCGGGTCCGCGCGTTCCGGCACATCCACGACCTGGCGATGCTCACCCAGGCGACCCAGGCGCGCGGCGGGCTGACCGCCCGGGTCACCACCGACGTCGACCAGATGTCGCAGTTCCTGCAGCTCGGCGGCGTGATGCTGGTCGTCTCCATCGGCCAGATGATCGTCGCGACCTGCCTGATGCTGGTCTTCTCCTGGCCGCTGACCCTGCTGGTCTACGTCTGCTTCGTCCCGATGGTGCTCGCCACCCGGGGCTTCCAGCGCAGGCTGGCCGTCCGGTACGCGATCGTGCGCCGCCGCGTCGGGGAGCTGCTCGGCGCGGTGTCCGAGGCGGTGGTGGGCGCGCAGGTGGTGCGGGCCTACGGCTCGCAGGCCCGCACCGCCGCCCGGATCGACCAGACGGTCGAGGCCCATCGCTCTGCGCAGAGCCGGGCCCAGGTCCTGGTGGCCGTCGTGTTCTCGGCGGCCGAGCTGGTCTCGGCGGCGGCCCTCGCCGGTGTGGTGCTGCTCGGCGTGGCGCTCGGGGCCGGCGGGCACCTGTCGACCGGCCGGCTGGTGGCGTTCCTGTTCCTGATGACGCTGTTCGTGATGCCCGTGCAGACCCTGACCGAGGTCCTCAACGACGGCGCGAACGCGCTCGCCGGCCTGCGCCGGGTGCTGGACATCCTCGACACCCCCAGCGACATCCGCGACCCCGCCGATGCCCCGCGAACCGCCGACGGCACGCCCGGCGGCCGCGACCTGGCCCCCGGCCCCCTGGACGTGACCTTCGAACGGGTGACGTTCCGCTACCCGACCGGGCCGCCCGTCCTGCACGGCATCGACCTGCACGTCCCGGCCCGCTCCCGGGTCGCGGTCGTCGGCGAGACCGGGTCGGGCAAGACGACGATCGCGAAGCTGCTCACCCGGCTGATGGACCCGTCCGAGGGCCGGGTCCTGATCGGCGGGGTGCCGCTGACCGAGGTGCGCTTCTCGTCGCTGCGCGGCCGGGTGGTGATGGTCCCGCAGGACGGCTTCCTGTTCGACGCGACGATCGCCGCCAACGTCCGCTACGGCCGGCCGGCCGCGACCGACGAGGAGATCGTCGCGGCCTTCGCGCGCCTCGGCCTGGCCGACTGGCTCGCCCGTACCCCGGCCGGGGTGCTGACCCAGGTCGGCGAGTCCGGCGGGCTGCTCTCGGCCGGCGAGCGCCAGCTCATCGCGCTGGCCCGCGCCGAGCTCGCCGACCCGGACCTGCTCGTCCTCGACGAGGCCACCTCGGCCGTCGACCCGGCCACCGAGGTCCGCCTCGGCGCCGCGCTGCTGGAGCTCACCCGCGACCGCACCTCGGTGACGATCGCCCACCGCCTGTCGACCGCCGAGACCGCCGACCTCGTCGTCGTCGTCGACGCCGGCCGGATCGTCCAGCAGGGCACCCACGCCGAGCTGGTAGGCGAGCCCGGCGTCTATCAGCGCCTCCACGCCTCCTGGTCCGCCGGCGTCGCCGCGCTCTGA
- a CDS encoding ABC transporter ATP-binding protein: MARAVDASGSVIRRGLRVLGLAVREEPRLFALSVAGSALFGLATVASSYVLGEVTQRVVVPSLRSGHAGWGGVVGAALLVFAVGAARAVGMFFRRFAAGILQYRMQAHYRRRITRQYLRLPLAWHQRHSTGALLSNANADVEALWAPIAPFPFAVGVVVMLAAAVVLLVATDPVLAAVGFVVFPVVGVLNYLYSRRVSPLFARVQGLRAEVSAVAHESFDGALVVKTLGREADETARFRRAAEELRDAMIRAGRVRGAFDPLMEALPNFGVLAVLLVGSQRIAGGHLSVGDLVRVAYLFTLLAFPIRAIGWVISELPRSVVGWGRVSAVLTAGGEQKFGSARLAGTGAAALRLEGVGYRYQSAASDALASTDEGDAPAGEPTRGAAALADVAFDATPGKIIAIAGRTGAGKSTLVGLLARLVDPDAGSVRLDGTDLRALAAGEVTGAVALVAQQAFLFDDTVRANITLGADLSDDDVWDALRRAQAERFVAALPHGLDTEVGERGTTLSGGQRQRVALARALVRHPRLLVLDDATSSVDPRVEASILSGLRGLTASTVVVVAHRRATIALADEVVYLEDGRVVAQGRHDELLVGSPGYAELLTAYERAARLAVGADAVQDADGVDEEVLS, from the coding sequence TTGGCGCGGGCGGTCGACGCGTCCGGGTCGGTGATCCGGCGGGGCCTGCGGGTCCTGGGCCTGGCGGTACGCGAGGAGCCCCGGCTGTTCGCGCTGTCGGTCGCCGGCAGCGCGCTGTTCGGCCTGGCCACCGTCGCGAGCTCGTATGTCCTCGGCGAGGTCACCCAGCGGGTCGTCGTCCCGTCGCTGCGCAGCGGGCATGCCGGCTGGGGCGGCGTCGTCGGCGCGGCGTTGCTGGTGTTCGCGGTCGGCGCCGCCCGCGCGGTCGGGATGTTCTTCCGCCGGTTCGCCGCGGGGATCCTGCAGTACCGGATGCAGGCGCACTACCGGCGCCGGATCACCCGCCAGTACCTGCGGCTGCCGCTGGCCTGGCATCAGCGGCACTCCACCGGCGCGCTGCTGTCCAACGCGAACGCCGACGTCGAGGCGCTCTGGGCGCCGATCGCGCCGTTCCCGTTCGCGGTCGGTGTCGTGGTGATGCTGGCCGCGGCGGTGGTTCTGCTGGTGGCGACCGACCCGGTGCTCGCCGCCGTCGGGTTCGTCGTCTTCCCGGTCGTCGGCGTGCTCAACTACCTCTACTCACGGCGGGTGTCGCCGCTGTTCGCCCGGGTGCAGGGGCTGCGCGCCGAGGTGAGTGCTGTCGCGCACGAGTCGTTCGACGGCGCCCTGGTCGTCAAGACGCTCGGCCGGGAGGCCGACGAGACGGCCCGGTTCCGCCGCGCGGCCGAGGAGCTGCGCGACGCTATGATCCGCGCCGGCCGGGTCCGCGGGGCCTTCGACCCGCTGATGGAGGCGCTGCCGAACTTCGGGGTGCTCGCGGTGCTCCTCGTCGGGTCGCAGCGGATCGCGGGCGGGCACCTGTCGGTCGGCGACCTGGTCCGCGTGGCCTACCTGTTCACGCTGCTGGCCTTCCCGATCCGGGCGATCGGCTGGGTGATCAGCGAGCTGCCCCGCTCGGTGGTCGGCTGGGGGCGGGTGTCGGCGGTGCTGACCGCCGGCGGCGAGCAGAAGTTCGGGTCAGCCCGGCTGGCCGGCACCGGCGCCGCCGCGCTGCGCCTGGAGGGCGTCGGGTACCGCTACCAGTCCGCCGCGTCCGACGCGCTCGCCTCGACCGACGAGGGCGACGCGCCGGCGGGCGAGCCCACCCGGGGCGCCGCCGCGCTGGCCGACGTGGCCTTCGACGCGACCCCGGGGAAGATCATCGCGATTGCCGGGCGGACCGGCGCCGGGAAGTCGACCCTGGTGGGCCTGCTGGCCAGGCTGGTCGACCCGGACGCCGGCTCGGTCCGCCTCGACGGCACCGACCTGCGCGCGCTGGCCGCCGGCGAGGTGACCGGCGCGGTCGCCCTGGTGGCCCAGCAGGCGTTCCTGTTCGACGACACGGTCCGGGCCAACATCACCCTCGGCGCCGACCTGTCCGACGACGACGTCTGGGACGCGCTGCGCCGCGCCCAGGCGGAGCGGTTCGTCGCGGCGCTCCCGCACGGCCTGGACACCGAGGTGGGGGAGCGCGGCACGACCCTCTCCGGCGGCCAGCGCCAGCGGGTCGCCCTGGCCCGCGCCCTGGTTCGCCACCCCCGGCTGCTGGTGCTGGACGACGCGACCTCCAGCGTCGACCCGCGGGTCGAGGCGTCGATCCTGTCCGGCCTGCGCGGGCTCACCGCGTCGACCGTCGTGGTCGTGGCCCATCGGCGGGCGACGATCGCGCTCGCCGACGAGGTCGTCTACCTGGAGGACGGGCGGGTCGTGGCCCAGGGCCGCCACGACGAGCTGCTCGTCGGCTCGCCCGGCTACGCGGAACTGCTCACCGCCTACGAGCGGGCCGCGCGGCTGGCCGTCGGCGCCGACGCGGTCCAGGACGCCGACGGCGTCGACGAGGAGGTGCTCTCGTGA